The sequence CATGGGGAACAAAGATAAGATAAATAATTCTACTTCCAGAAAATGTAAGAGTGATTCCTAAACAATTAAGCATCACCTATCATATTACCTTTGCCATTTCAAGTCTACCCAGTTGTATGGCCAGATCAAATTTGTAGTCAGCATCTGTTGCAATTTCTAAAGCATCTTCAATCATTCCCCGAGATTCCAAGAAATGAGCAACACTGAAAGTTGAAAACATTTCTAGATGAAACTAAAAGAGATACACACAAAATACTGAAAAACCAATTGGCACAAAATATCAAACTGCAGATCCTCACTAACATACCACAATACTgtttacttcaaaaataatatcacGTAAGACATAGCAGGCAACAGGAGATAAAGTGCAGTGAAGAATGAATTATACATGAATGTATAAATTTAGACCAGAATAACATATAACGTACTTGTTATGCTGCTCTTTAGGAATTGTAGGTAAAATCTGATTGGCTCTATCCAAATCGCCTCGCATCACAAGAGTCTTGTATTCAATCAGGCTAAGCAGCAGGGTATATCCTACGACACTGCATTCCCATAAAAAGGTGAAATACGTCATCAAATTATGTATGCATTATNNNNNNNNNNNNNNNNNNNNNNNNNNNNNNNNNNNNNNNNNNNNNNNNNNNNNNNNNNNNNNNNNNNNNNNNNNNNNNNNNNNNNNNNNNNNNNNNNNNNNNNNNNNNNNNNNNNNNNNNNNNNNNNNNNNNNNNNNNNNNNNNNNNNNNNNNNNNNNNNNNNNNNNNNNNNNNNNNNNNNNNNNNNNNNNNNNNNNNNNNNNNNNNNNNNNNNNNNNNNNNNNNNNNNNNNNNNNNNNNNNNNNNNNNNNNNNNNNNNNNNNNNNNNNNNNNNNNNNNNNNNNNNNNNNNNNNNNNNNNNNNNNNNNNNNNNNNNNNNNNNNNNNNNNNNNNNNNNNNNNNNNNNNNNNNNNNNNNNNNNNNNNNNNNNNNNNNNNNNNNNNNNNNNNNNNNNNNNNNNNNNNNNNNNNNNNNNNNNNNNNNNNNNNNNNNNNNNNNNNNNNNNNNNNNNNNNNNNNNNNNNNNNNNNNNNNNNNNNNNNNNNNNNNNNNNNNNNNNNNNNNNNNNNNNNNNNNNNNNNNNNNNNNNNNNNNNNNNNNNNNNNNNNNNNNNNNNNNNNNNNNNNNNNNNNNNNNNNNNNNNNNNNNNNNNNNNNNNNNNNNNNNNNNNNNNNNNNNNNNNNNNNNNNNNNNNNNNNNNNNNNNNNNNNNNNNNNNNNNNNNNNNNNNNNNNNNNNNNNNNNNNNNNNNNNNNNNNNNNNNNNNNNNNNNNNNNNNNNNNNNNNNNNNNNNNNNNNNNNNNNNNNNNNNNNNNNNNNNNNNNNNNNNNNNNNNNNNNNNNNNNNNNNNNNNNNNNNNNNNNNNNNNNNNNNNNNNNNNNNNNNNNNNNNNNNNNNNNNNNNNNNNNNNNNNNNNNNNNNNNNNNNNNNNNNNNNNNNNNNNNNNNNNNNNNNNNNNNNNNNNNNNNNNNNNNNNNNNNNNNNNNNNNNNNNNNNNNNNNNNNNNNNNNNNNNNNNNNNNNNNNNNNNNNNNNNNNNNNNNNNNNNNNNNNNNNNNNNNNNNNNNNNNNNNNNNNNNNNNNNNNNNNNNNNNNNNNNNNNNNNNNNNNNNNNNNNNNNNNNNNNNNNNNNNNNNNNNNNNNNNNNNNNNNNNNNNNNNNNNNNNNNNNNNNNNNNNNNNNNNNNNNNNNNNNNNNNNNNNNNNNNNNNNNNNNNNNNNNNNNNNNNNNNNNNNNNNNNNNNNNNNNNNNNNNNNNNNNNNNNNNNNNNNNNNNNNNNNNNNNNNNNNNNNNNNNNNNNNNNNNNNNNNNNNNNNNNNNNNNNNNNNNNNNNNNNNNNNNNNNNNNNNNNNNNNNNNNNNNNNNNNNNNNNNNNNNNNNNNNNNNNNNNNNNNNNNNNNNNNNNNNNNNNNNNNNNNNNNNNNNNNNNNNNNNNNNNNNNNNNNNNNNNNNNNNNNNNNNNNNNNNNNNNNNNNNNNNNNNNNNNNNNNNNNNNNNNNNNNNNNNNNNNNNNNNNNNNNNNNNNNNNNNNNNNNNNNNNNNNNNNNNNNNNNNNNNNNNNNNNNNNNNNNNNNNNNNNNNNNNNNNNNNNNNNNNNNNNNNNNNNNNNNNNNNNNNNNNNNNNNNNNNNNNNNNNNNNNNNNNNNNNNNNNNNNNNNNNNNNNNNNNNNNNNNNNNNNNNNNNNNNNNNNNNNNNNNNNNNNNNNNNNNNNNNNNNNNNNNNNNNNNNNNNNNNNNNNNNNNNNNNNNNNNNNNNNNNNNNNNNNNNNNNNNNNNNNNNNNNNNNNNNNNNNNNNNNNNNNNNNNNNNNNNNNNNNNNNNNNNNNNNNNNNNNNNNNNNNNNNNNNNNNNNNNNNNNNNNNNNNNNNNNNNNNNNNNNNNNNNNNNNNNNNNNNNNNNNNNNNNNNNNNNNNNNNNNNNNNNNNNNNNNNNNNNNNNNNNNNNNNNNNNNNNNNNNNNNNNNNNNNNNNNNNNNNNNNNNNNNNNNNNNNNNNNNNNNNNNNNNNNNNNNNNNNNNNNNNNNNNNNNNNNNNNNNNNNNNNNNNNNNNNNNNNNNNNNNNNNNNNNNNNNNNNNNNNNNNNNNNNNNNNNNNNNNNNNNNNNNNNNNNNNNNNNNNNNNNNNNNNNNNNNNNNNNNNNNNNNNNNNNNNNNNNNNNNNNNNNNNNNNNNNNNNNNNNNNNNNNNNNNNNNNNNNNNNNNNNNNNNNNNNNNNNNNNNNNNNNNNNNNNNNNNNNNNNNNNNNNNNNNNNNNNNNNNNNNNNNNNNNNNNNNNNNNNNNNNNNNNNNNNNNNNNNNNNNNNNNNNNNNNNNNNNNNNNNNNNNNNNNNNNNNNNNNNNNNNNNNNNNNNNNNNNNNNNNNNNNNNNNNNNNNNNNNNNNNNNNNNNNNNNNNNNNNNNNNNNNNNNNNNNNNNNNNNNNNNNNNNNNNNNNNNNNNNNNNNNNNNNNNNNNNNNNNNNNNNNNNNNNNNNNNNNNNNNNNNNNNNNNNNNNNNNNNNNNNNNNNNNNNNNNNNNNNNNNNNNNNNNNNNNNNNNNNNNNNNNNNNNNNNNNNNNNNNNNNNNNNNNNNNNNNNNNNNNNNNNNNNNNNNNNNNNNNNNNNNNNNNNNNNNNNNNNNNNNNNNNNNNNNNNNNNNNNNNNNNNNNNNNNNNNNNNNNNNNNNNNNNNNNNNNNNNNNNNNNNNNNNNNNNNNNNNNNNNNNNNNNNNNNNNNNNNNNNNNNNNNNNNNNNNNNNNNNNNNNNNNNNNNNNNNNNNNNNNNNNNNNNNNNNNNNNNNNNNNNNNNNNNNNNNNNNNNNNNNNNNNNNNNNNNNNNNNNNNNNNNNNNNNNNNNNNNNNNNNNNNNNNNNNNNNNNNNNNNNNNNNNNNNNNNNNNNNNNNNNNNNNNNNNNNNNNNNNNNNNNNNNNNNNNNNNNNNNNNNNNNNNNNNNNNNNNNNNNNNNNNNNNNNNNNNNNNNNNNNNNNNNNNNNNNNNNNNNNNNNNNNNNNNNNNNNNNNNNNNNNNNNNNNNNNNNNNNNNNNNNNNNNNNNNNNNNNNNNNNNNNNNNNNNNNNNNNNNNNNNNNNNNNNNNNNNNNNNNNNNNNNNNNNNNNNNNNNNNNNNNNNNNNNNNNNNNNNNNNNNNNNNNNNNNNNNNNNNNNNNNNNNNNNNNNNNNNNNNNNNNNNNNNNNNNNNNNNNNNNNNNNNNNNNNNNNNNNNNNNNNNNNNNNNNNNNNNNNNNNNNNNNNNNNNNNNNNNNNNNNNNNNNNNNNNNNNNNNNNNNNNNNNNNNNNNNNNNNNNNNNNNNNNNNNNNNNNNNNNNNNNNNNNNNNNNNNNNNNNNNNNNNNNNNNNNNNNNNNNNNNNNNNNNNNNNNNNNNNNNNNNNNNNNNNNNNNNNNNNNNNNNNNNNNNNNNNNNNNNNNNNNNNNNNNNNNNNNNNNNNNNNNNNNNNNNNNNNNNNNNNNNNNNNNNNNNNNNNNNNNNNNNNNNNNNNNNNNNNNNNNNNNNNNNNNNNNNNNNNNNNNNNNNNNNNNNNNNNNNNNNNNNNNNNNNNNNNNNNNNNNNNNNNNNNNNNNNNNNNNNNNNNNNNNNNNNNNNNNNNNNNNNNNNNNNNNNNNNNNNNNNNNNNNNNNNNNNNNNNNNNNNNNNNNNNNNNNNNNNNNNNNNNNNNNNNNNNNNNNNNNNNNNNNNNNNNNNNNNNNNNNNNNNNNNNNNNNNNNNNNNNNNNNNNNNNNNNNNNNNNNNNNNNNNNNNNNNNNNNNNNNNNNNNNNNNNNNNNNNNNNNNNNNNNNNNNNNNNNNNNNNNNNNNNNNNNNNNNNNNNNNNNNNNNNNNNNNNNNNNNNNNNNNNNNNNNNNNNNNNNNNNNNNNNNNNNNNNNNNNNNNNNNNNNNNNNNNNNNNNNNNNNNNNNNNNNNNNNNNNNNNNNNNNNNNNNNNNNNNNNNNNNNNNNNNNNNNNNNNNNNNNNNNNNNNNNNNNNNNNNNNNNNNNNNNNNNNNNNNNNNNNNNNNNNNNNNNNNNNNNNNNNNNNNNNNNNNNNNNNNNNNNNNNNNNNNNNNNNNNNNNNNNNNNNNNNNNNNNNNNNNNNNNNNNNNNNNNNNNNNNNNNNNNNNNNNNNNNNNNNNNNNNNNNNNNNNNNNNNNNNNNNNNNNNNNNNNNNNNNNNNNNNNNNNNNNNNNNNNNNNNNNNNNNNNNNNNNNNNNNNNNNNNNNNNNNNNNNNNNNNNNNNNNNNNNNNNNNNNNNNNNNNNNNNNNNNNNNNNNNNNNNNNNNNNNNNNNNNNNNNNNNNNNNNNNNNNNNNNNNNNNNNNNNNNNNNNNNNNNNNNNNNNNNNNNNNNNNNNNNNNNNNNNNNNNNNNNNNNNNNNNNNNNNNNNNNNNNNNNNNNNNNNNNNNNNNNNNNNNNNNNNNNNNNNNNNNNNNNNNNNNNNNNNNNNNNNNNNNNNNNNNNNNNNNNNNNNNNNNNNNNNNNNNNNNNNNNNNNNNNNNNNNNNNNNNNNNNNNNNNNNNNNNNNNNNNNNNNNNNNNNNNNNNNNNNNNNNNNNNNNNNNNNNNNNNNNNNNNNNNNNNNNNNNNNNNNNNNNTGCTCTTTAGGAATTGTAGGTAAAATCTGATTGGCTCTATCCAAATCGCCTCGCATCACAAGAGTCTTGTATTCAATCAGGCTAAGCAGCAGGGTATATCCTACGACACTGCATTCCCATAAAAAGGTGAAATACGTCATCAAATTATGTATGCATTATAAAACAGTCTGAAATATAACACAAATAAAGAAACGTACTTGAATTCTTTGTCTATCAAGTACACCCGGCTTTGGTTGGCCATATAGCCTAACAAATACATTGGGCGGTCCAAATGATACATTGTGGTTACCTGCCATAAGTATATTAGAAGCTAAGATATAATGTAGCTCATAAATATCATTAGAAATCAAAATACACTCTTGGGTACCTCGCCTCCAACACAATAGTTAAGCTTCCAAGAAGAGTTGTTGTAAATGAAGCAGTCCCCAACCCATATACCTGTCCTGACACGTTCATCGTTCTCGTGGAGAACCTCAAAAGCATCATCAACACCCTCCTCATCAGTTGGTTTTCCACTATCAAAATGCGAGGAAACCAAGTCACGCTGTAACAGCAAGAGGAACACCAGGGTAAGCTTTTGGACAATCCACGAAAGTGACTATATATAGCTGGAAATTTGAGGTTGAACGGATTCTCACATTGTACTTCAAGATATAGAATGACGTATCACTAGCAATGGCTACTAAATCACCACTTTCAGCCCAATACAGATTCTGCAGATTTTTCGTGGGAGCACTAAAGAGTTAGTAAATACGCAAATGGGGACAAATTCcatctaaaaataaaatgtaaagagAGAGAATTGAAAAACGTGATGAATGCTAACTTCTCATAACAGAGACAAGTTAACTGGGATACCTTTACTGTGACATCAATTTGTTGAATCAGCCTGCATTCAGCCCAATCATAAAAGCAGATAAAATCATTTGAACACATTGCCAACAAGGTTCCTCCAAAGATCTTCTCAGCTGAGAAAGTAGGCCGAATACTCTTCCTTTCCTGAAAACACCACCTTTTATTAATACAGCAGACCCAGCAATAGCTGTCTCTGTTGCAAACATCTGCAGTTTCTAGAATCGCACTCTAACAAAATTGTATAAGTAAGACCACAATGAGAATAGCAAACCTGGAAATTTCTATTGCATATCTTTATCTTTGATGAACTTTCTCTAACTGCACATTCCCCCTCGGATGACCAAACAAATTCCAGCCCAGACCCGAAAGATCTATTTCTCCAAACTACAGATGTGTAGATTATGTACTCTCCATCACCACAAACAACGACAGTCCTCCCATGAGGGTTGTGCTTCAAGCTCTGAGAGTTAAAATGGCTACATATGAGATACAAGAGATGATTATTCTGAACCACACTCTTGGGACTTCATATGATACATAGTTTCAAATTATCATCTATTAACGcttcattttaaatataaaattgttttaaataaccATAAAAACTTAAGATCTAGCTGAAGCATGGCTCCTAGTGATACCCACCAATACTTCAATGCTCATGTCCATCACACCCATTTAAGTGGGACATGCACCAAAAATGTTTACCCAAAGATCCTATAATAGTTCAACACTACAGAAAAAGTTTTGAATGGTGTTGTGTAGTAACGCTCACTTGTGGATAAAGATCACAGGTCCCCAGCTCTTTAACAGACAAGGGAAGTCTTTCTCCATCAGTAACCTAAGGTAGAGAGAAATGAAGCTTAAACTCATCAGGCAAACAAATAAATAGTTAAGGGGCACAGGTTTCCCATGCCAGAATACAAGAGTTACAAAATCAGAGCTAGACCTCGTAACCTGCACCAATACTTTTGATGTTTGCAGTTTGAATTTCATTATGCTTAGCCCATATAATTTTTCCGCTACTGTCCATGCTAGCGACAGGAATTTCTCGTCCAAGTTTAACCATAATGGTTCCTTCATCATATCCAATCACAACCCTGTAAAATACAAACACATGCGTCGTTGATGGTCCTGTATGATCAGTTGAAAAAGGTCTAAACACTGATCCCTCAAAAGCTCCTAGCTACTCTGAGTGACCTTATCTATCCAAATCGTCAATTTCAGAGGAAATCTAGCTACAAAAAggacaaaatcaaatattctaTCTATAGAGAACATCTACCCCTCGATCATAATTCGAAAAATCATTAAGTAGGGAGCAGAACTCACCGCCGCGAACTTTTGATGTAACCAATGGCCCAGACTCTCTCGAGACCATAATTCAATGTGTTTTCTAGcctgaaaaagaaatataagaTTGAAAATAACAGATCAAACGACCAAAAGAGAAAGCAAACCTATGGTGAAAATGTATACAAGAAAGAACCCCATGTGAACATGGTTTAGTTGAGTCATGAGTGTTAAAGACCTAAACCATATTATTGTTATGTCTTTTGACAGAAATAATTTTAGGTGAAAATACCTGTAAGTCGTGGAGTGCCAAATGCGAACAGTGCCATCCTCAGAACCTGTGATTATTATCGGAAGCTCAGGATGGAAACATACGGCAGATACATTGTGTGTGTGCCCATCTAGCGTCTGGACACAACTTTTGGTTTGATAATCCCATACCTGAAAAAGTACCACAAGTAAATGATCTGCAAATACATAATTCACAGGGGAAGCAAAGCACATATAGGAATCTTAACCGGAAGCATACCCTAGCAGTATGATCATCAGAGCCAGTAATTAAGTAAGGTTTATCACCCCCTGTGAAATAGTCTACGCAGTTGACTCCTTTCTGATGAGCATCCAGTGTAAAATTTGGGTCTGGGGAACCGAGATTCCATATCTGAAGATGAACAAGCATGAAAAAAAGTCTGAGCAAACACTTATTAAAGCACTTTGTACTGACTAAACCATTAATCTAAGCGCATTGACCTCTTTCACACCTTTATGGTACGATCAAGCGATGCACTGGCAAAAGTGTTGGTGTCTTTTGGATTGAATACCACTTGCATCACATAGTGTGAATGTCCCTCAAATATCTGAGTACAAGCCCAACCATTTTCCCAGTCCCAAAGCTTTATGAGCATATCATCAGAAGATGATAGCANNNNNNNNNNNNNNNNNNNNNNNNNNNNNNNNNNNNNNNNNNNNNNNNNNNNNNNNNNNNNNNNNNNNNNNNNNNNNNNNNNNNNNNNNNNNNNNNNNNNNNNNNNNNNNNNNNNNNNNNNNNNNNNNNNNNNNNNNNNNNNNNNNNNNNNNNNNNNNNNNNNNNNNNNNNNNNNNNNNNNNNNNNNNNNNNNNNNNNNNNNNNNNNNNNNNNNNNNNNNNNNNNNNNNNNNNNNNNNNNNNNNNNNNNNNNNNNNNNNNNNNNNNNNNNNNNNNNNNNNNNNNNNNNNNNNNNNNNNNNNNNNNNNNNNNNNNNNNNNNNNNNNNNNNNNNNNNNNNNNNNNNNNNNNNNNNNNNNNNNNNNNNNNNNNNNNNNNNNNNNNNNNNNNNNNNNNNNNNNNNNNNNNNNNNNNNNNNNNNNNNNNNNNNNNNNNNNNNNNNNNNNNNNNNNNNNNNNNNNNNNNNNNNNNNNNNNNNNNNNNNNNNNNNNNNNNNNNNNNNNNNNNNNNNNNNNNNNNNNNNNNNNNNNNNNNNNNNNNNNNNNNNNNNNNNNNNNNNNNNNNNNNNNNNNNNNNNNNNNNNNNNNNNNNNNNNNNNNNNNNNNNNNNNNNNNNNNNNNNNNNNNNNNNNNNNNNNNNNNNNNNNNNNNNNNNNNNNNCCTCTTTCACACCTTTATGGTACGATCAAGCGATGCACTGGCAAAAGTGTTGGTGTCTTTTGGATTGAATACCACTTGCATCACATAGTGTGAATGTCCCTCAAATATCTGAGTACAAGCCCAACCATTTTCCCAGTCCCAAAGCTTTATGAGCATATCATCAGAAGATGATAGCACATATGGAAGGGTCGGATGGACAGCTACACACCTAATGTAATCCGAATGAGCCTCGAATACTTTGACCTTGTCCATTGTATTGTAATTGTATACACGGATGTACATATCATCAGCTCCAGCCACAACCCATTGCTTGCGCGGAATAAACTTGGCCGACCTAACtgcaaaatcatatattaaaatcagtagcagcaacaacaacagacTAAACAAGGCAATATACAGCaagtaaaaaaactataacaatGAAATCAGAAGATGCTCATAAACTTGTTATACCTGGCAACTCGGTCACCTCGAAGGATTTTGTAATCGTCTGAGGATAATCATAGTAAATTCATATCAGAAAAATCATAGTAAGTGCTACCAAAAATACCAGTTACAGCCCTCTAAACCTCATAGAATGTGTTACATTTTGGTTATCCCACGTCATAAGATATtaatgaaacagagaaaaaacaaattcaaatattcACCCACCTGTGTTTGGTAGTTCCAAATACACACGGTTCCAGAATACAAACTTGCCAGAATCCTGTAACACCGTGTGATTTGAATCGTTAATTCAATCACCACATCCAAACATGTAACTAAGTTTCATTTGATGATTAAGTCATTTGAAAATTACCATGGTTCTGTAGGATGAAGATCCACAGATTTGACTCTCTCTGATCGTTGAGCAAATTTTCTCTGAtgcaaaaaacataacaaaaatcaaattaatagcCACATCTATTTTAATgaaacaacagaagaagaaaagttcgAAAAAACAGTTCTTAATATACTTCagtaaaagataaaacaatacCTTGATATCGAGTCTGAGAGGCTGTTgcaacacaaagaagaagaagaagaacaatcgTCAGTTACATTGTTTGATTTCAAAATCGTGAACAAATGTTGCGAATAGAGAGAGCATTCAAAACCACACAAACACCAGatctttttcaaaattcaatCTCATAAACACCAAAAATGCCAGACACAGTCAGACACACTATACTCGATTTCATGAAAGAATCGATATGAAAACAACACGAGGCTGGCGACGTTAAAACCATTAAAATCCCACGATCTCACTCAAATTAGGCAAAAACTACAGATGTCCAAGATCGCA comes from Camelina sativa cultivar DH55 chromosome 19, Cs, whole genome shotgun sequence and encodes:
- the LOC104767546 gene encoding coatomer subunit beta'-3-like, translated to MRSWTSRKFAQRSERVKSVDLHPTEPWILASLYSGTVCIWNYQTQTITKSFEVTELPVRSAKFIPRKQWVVAGADDMYIRVYNYNTMDKVKVFEAHSDYIRCVAVHPTLPYVLSSSDDMLIKLWDWENGWACTQIFEGHSHYVMQVVFNPKDTNTFASASLDRTIKLWDWENGWACTQIFEGHSHYVMQVVFNPKDTNTFASASLDRTIKIWNLGSPDPNFTLDAHQKGVNCVDYFTGGDKPYLITGSDDHTARVWDYQTKSCVQTLDGHTHNVSAVCFHPELPIIITGSEDGTVRIWHSTTYRLENTLNYGLERVWAIGYIKSSRRVVIGYDEGTIMVKLGREIPVASMDSSGKIIWAKHNEIQTANIKSIGAGYEVTDGERLPLSVKELGTCDLYPQSLKHNPHGRTVVVCGDGEYIIYTSVVWRNRSFGSGLEFVWSSEGECAVRESSSKIKICNRNFQERKSIRPTFSAEKIFGGTLLAMCSNDFICFYDWAECRLIQQIDVTVKNLYWAESGDLVAIASDTSFYILKYNRDLVSSHFDSGKPTDEEGVDDAFEVLHENDERVRTGNHNVSFGPPNVFVRLYGQPKPGVLDRQRIQCRRIYPAA